CGCCCGCGGTGCCCTCTACGCGCTGCTGGCACGCGGGTTCGAGGCGCCGGGCGAGCGGTTCGCCGCGGCGGCCGCCGACGGGACGCTCGCGGCGACGTGCGAGCGCCTGCTCGCGGCGTCCGCCCTCGACGTCGACGCCCCGACCCTCGACACCGCGGACGACCGCCGGACGCTCCAGGCACGCTACAACGACCTGTTCGTCACCGGCTACGTCGAGTACGAGGACCGCACCGACGGCACCCTCGACGCGACCGGGCCGGCCGTCTCGCTGTACGAGTCGTCCTACCGGTCCGACGTCGCCTGGACCGACGTCAACCTCGACCTCGCGCGGGCGTACGAGTACTTCGGGCTCGCCGTCGACGAGTCGCGCCGGGAGCACCACGACCACCTCCGACTCCAACTGGAGTTCGCGGGGTACCTCGCCCGGCGGGAGGCGGCCGTCTCGGCGGACGCCGCCGGCGCGAGGCTCGACCTGCACGACCGCCACCTGCGGTACGTCGCCGCGGGCGTGGCCGAGCGCCTCGACGCCGAGCCGGGAACGGGCCTGTACGGCGACCTCGGACGGCTCCTGGACCGGTTCACGGCGGCCGATCGGGCGGACCTCGTCGAGCGCCTCGACGACGGCGGCGTGGGCGCGGGCCGCCCCGACGCCGGGGGTGGCGACCGGTGAGTTCCCGCTCGCTCGGCGCGGACGCGGCCGCGTTCGTCCGGCTGGTCGAACGCGCCGGCGACCGCGCGCGCACGGCCCTCCCCCTCTCCGTCCGGGAGGGCGCGGGGGCGCTCGCGCTCGCGACCGTCGGCGCGGCGCTCCTCGTTCGGCTGGTCGTCGAGGCGCCGGTCGACGGCGCCCCGGTCGTCGGCCTCCGGAGGCCGGCCGCCGCGGCCGCCCTCGCGGGGACGGCGGTCGCCGCGCTCGGGCTGGCGACCGTCGCACGACGCGACGCGGGCGCGTTCGGCCTCGTCCTCGTCGCCGTCTTCGCCGGGGCGGCCGCGGCCGACGACGCGGCCGTCGTGCCGGCGACGGGCGCGCTCCTCCTTGGCGCCGCCGCGGTCGTCGCCCCCGCCCTCGAACGGCGGCCGAACGACCTCGCGGCCCCCGCCGTCGCCGCCCTCGCGCTCGTCGCGCTCGTCGCGTCGGCACTCGCGTTCCTGGGGATCGAACCGCCGTCGCTGCGCCCGCTCGGCTCGCGCGCGTGGCTGCTCGCGCTCGCGGCCCTCGGCGGCGTCGCGCTCGAACGCCGGGACGGCGCCGCCGTCGCCCTCGGGCTGGTCGCCGCCGCGGGCGTCGCGTGGGCGGGAGCCGCCGCGCCCTTCGCGTTCGGGGCGGCGGCCCTGATCGCCGGCGGCGTCGTCGGCGCGCCGGGGGTCGCGGTCGCGCTCGCGGTCGGCGGCGCGGTCGCCGGCGCCGTCGCGTTCGCACGGGCGGGCGAGCGCGCCCGTTCGCTCGGCGCCGGCGTCCTGCTCGCGACCGGCGTCCCGGTCGGCATCGCGGCGGGGCTCGCCGCCGTCGTCGGCCTCGCGCTCGTCCGCGGACCCGGAGGTGAGCGGTCGTGAAAGACCCCGACGAGGCCACCGACGGGCCGCCGGACCCGCAACTCGACCCCGAGCGCAGCCCCGGCTTCGGGGCGGATCCGGACGGACTCGAGAGCATCGAGGTGAGCCGGCCGGACGTGACCATCGGCGAGGCGACGCCGCGGGAACTCACCGCGAGCGACACCGAACCGCTCGCCGACGAGCCGACCGAGCGCGTCCTCGCGCTGCTCTCGGGCGACGACCCGGTCGAGCGGCGGCGGGCCGCGCTCGCGCTCGCGGACGGCCCCGACGACGACGTCGTCGACGAGGCGCTCGCGCGGGCGGTCGCGTCGGACGCCGACGCGGACGTCCGCCAGTTCGCGGTCGAGGCCCTCGGCAAACGCGGCGGCGAGGTCGCGTCGGCGGCGGCACGTTCCGCGCTCGCGGACGGGAACCCGTGGGTGCGCGCGGAGGCCGTCGTCGCGCTCGACCGGATCGACCGCGAGGCCAACGCCGACGCCGTCGACCGCGCGCTCGGGGACGACCACCACGCCGTCCGGCGCAACGCGGCTATCTCCGCGTTCAAGCGCCGCGGCGAGGGCGCCATCGAGGTGTTGCTCGAACAGGCCGACGACGAGAGCGAACGCGTCCGCGAGTGGGCGGCGCACCTGCTGGCGGGCGTCGACGACGACCGGGCGCGCGAGAAACTCCGCGCGCTGGCCGCCGACGAGGCCGAAGCCGAGGTCGTCCGCGCGACGGCGGCGCGCTCGCTGGCGGCCGACCCCGCGCGCTTCCGCCGGACGTTCCGCGGCGCGCTCTCGGACCGTCGGCGGACGATGCGCGGCGAAGACGTGCTCAACCGAACGCCGGACCTGTAACCGTGACACGTGACGCACACACCCCGAACGCGAGTGGCGCCGACGAACCGGACGGCGACGTTCGAGAGCGCGTCGAGGCGGCGCTCCGGCGGGTCGTCGATCCGGACGTGGGGACGAACGTGATCGAAGCCGGACTGGTCGAACGGATCCGCGTCGACCGCGAGGCGGACGCGGCGCCGGCGGTGACCGTCGAGGTGGCCCTCGACGGGTTCGACGCTCGCGACGGCCGGTCGGTGATGGACGCGATGCTCCGGTCGGTCCGCCACGAGGGGATCGAACGGGTCCGCGTCGAGCCCGCCGCGGCACCCCCGAGCGAGGGACGGACGGCGGGCGTCGCCGGCTTCGACGCCGTGATCGCCGTCGCGAGCGCGAAAGGCGGCGTCGGCAAGTCGACCGTGGCGACGCACCTCGCCTGCGGGCTGGCCGCCGACCGCTCGGTCGCCCTGTTCGACGCCGACGTCCACGGCCCGAACGCGCCGTCGCTGCTGGGCGCGACCGGACCCGTCCGCTCGGACGACGAGGGCCACCCGCTGGCGATCGACGCCGGCGGCCTCGAGATCATGAGCGTCGGCCTGATGGAGGAGGGGGCGCCGCTGGCCTGGCGCGGCGCGATGGTCCACGACGCGGTGACGGAACTGTTCCGCGAGACGGCCTGGGAGGCGAGCGACGTGCTCGTGATCGACCTGCCGCCGGGCACCGGCGACGTCGTGTTGACGACGCTCGACGAGGTGCCGGTCGACGGCGTGCTGTTCGTGACCACGCCGTTTCACGCCAGCGTCGCCGACACCCGCCGGAGCCTCGCGCTGTTCCGCGAGAACGGCGTGTCGGTGATCGGCACCGTGCGGAACATGGCCTACAGCGAGTGTTCCCACTGCGGGGAGCGCGAACCGCTGTTCGAGCCGACGGACGCCGGAGGAGACGACTCGATCGACGCGGCGACGGTCGCCGAACTGCCGTTCGACCGCGCCCTCCAGCGGACCGCCGAGCCCGGCGTCGCGCCCGACGCCGTCGAACCGGTGGTCGAGGCGGTCGCGGACCTGCTCGGGCCGGCGGCCGTCCCCGACGCGGCCGTCGACATCAGGGGGCTGTCCCCGGGCGAACGGCGGGAACGGGTTCGAACCGCCTTCGAGTCGACCGCGCCGGGTGACCCGTTCGTCCTCGCGAGCGACCGCGACCCGTCGCCGGTACGCGGGTTCCTCGCGGACGTCGCGGGGGTCGACGAGCGCGACGGCTTCCCGAGGTTCGACGTCGAGCGCGCCTCGCTCGGGACGTGGCTGCTCCGGACGGTCAGGCCCTGACGCCGATCAGCTCATCCGGGACGGCGGCACGATCAGCACGTTGCCGTTCGCCCGGGCGACGACCTGCTCGGAGACGCTGCCGATCAGCAGGCGGCGCAGTCGGCTGTGACCGCGCGAGCCGAGCAGGATCACCGTCGGATCGACCGCCGCCTCGGTCGCGAGGATCTCCTCGGCGGGCTTGCCCTCGCGCACCTGCGTCGTCGTCTCGATCCCCCACTCTTCGAGGTCGGCCGCGAGGTCGTCGAGGCGCGTCTCGGGGTCCTCGACGGCCGCGTCCGTCCGCCGCTGCTCGGGGCCGGCGACGTGGAGCAGCGTCGCCTCCTGGGTCGCATCCTTGAGGTGGCGGAACTGCTCGAACGCCCGTTCGGCGTTCTCCGAGAAGTCCGTCGCGTACAGCACGCGCTGGAAGAGGTGCTCGCGGACGACCTCGTGGTCGCCGTCGTCCTCGGCGATGCGCTCGATCAGCAACGGCGCGACGGTCGTCCGCGCGATGTTGCGCGCGGTGCTGCCGATCAGCCGCCGTTCGAGCGGGCTCTGCCCGCGCGAGCCGACGATCACGAGGTCGGCGCGGATTCGCTCGGCGAGGCCGTTGATCCGCCGGTGGGGCGTGCCGCGGACGACGTGCGTCTCGACGTCGAAGCCCGCCTCCTCGAAGAGTCGGCGCTGGGCCGCGAGCGCGCGCTCGCGTTGCTCGTCGAAGTTGATGCCCGGCATCCCGTAGTGGACGTTCGCGCTCAGGACGGTGATCAGGTGTACCTCGTCGATCCCGATGCGTTCGAGGCACTCGAGGCAGGTCCGCGAGGAAATCGCCGTCTCGCTCGCCTCGGAGAGGTCGGTCGCGAATATGGCCCTCATAGTCGGAGGAAGGGGCCGACGACACATGAATATTGCGCGTAATTCCCACTATCGCACACATCGTGTCGCCGGCCCGCAGTTCCTTTCCGCGCGATTCGGTTCCGACGGGACGGAACTCGCTGGCGTCCCCGCCGCTCGAAGGTCGGGGTAGGGCTCCCCGTCGGCGTCGACGGCCGGCGTACGACCGCCCAACGGCTATCTCGCCTGCCGTGTAACCCCCTCCGACGCGGCGCCGTCCGCGGATCCGCGTGCGGCCCGGTGAACGCCCATGCAAGACCTGAACGTCGCGCTGGTGACGATCGGCGGCCTGACGCTGGTGTTGAGCCTGATCGCCGGCCTGCTGCACGACAAGTCTTACCTCCTGTCGGAGCCGCTGGCGGCGCTGCTGCTCGGCGTGGTCGTCGGCCCGGCCGGGCTGGACCGCCTCGGGGTCGCCGGTCTCGGGGACCCGCACGTCGTCGCCGAGCAGTTCGCGCGCCTCACCGTCGGCGTCGCCGTCGTCGGCCTCGCGCTGCGGCTGCCGCGGGGGTACTTCCGCGAGCACGCGACGGGGATGGCGGTCGTCCTCGGCCCGGGGATGGCGGGGATGTGGCTCGTCAGCGGCCTGCTGGCGTACGCGCTGCTCGACCTGTCGTTCTGGGTCGCGATGCTGCTCGGGGCGGTGGTGACGCCCACCGACCCGGTACTCGCGGGAACCATCGTCACGGGGGCGACGGCCGAACGGAACATCGCCGCGGAGACCCGCCACGTGCTCTCCGCGGAGGCGGGCGCGAACGACGGCCTCGCGTACCCGTTCGTCTTCCTCTCGATACTGGCCCTCGAACACCCGCCGGCGACGGCACTTCGCGACTGGCTGACCGAGACGCTGCTCTGGGAGGTCGGCGCGGCGGTGGTCCTCGGGCTGGCGGTCGGCGCCGCGGCCGGCCGGCTCGAACGCTGGTCCCGCGAGCACGAGTACCTCGAGGAGACGTCGATGCTGACGGTCACGGTGGCGCTGACGTTCGCCGTCCTCGGCGGCGTCAAACTCCTCGGCAGCGACGGCATCCTCGCGGCGTTCGTCGCTGGGCTCGCGTTCAACCGGCTCGCCGACGCGCGTGACGAGGCCGACGAGCAGCGGGTCCAGGAGACGCTCACGCGGCTGTTCACCTTCCCCGTCCTCGTCGTCTTCGGCGTCGTCCTCCCGTGGGACGGGTGGGCGTCGCTGGGGTGGACCGGCGTCGCGCTCGCCGTCGGCGTCCTGCTGTTGCGCCGGGTCCCGATGGTGATCGCGTTCCGCTGGTTCGTCGAGCCACTCGAGAACGCGCTCGACGCGCTCTTCGCGGGCTGGTTCGGCCCGATCGGCATCGCGGCGCTGTTCTACGCGATGGTCGCGCTCCGCGAGGTCGGCCACGAGGTGGTCTGGACGGCCGCCAGCCTCGTCATCGCTGGCTCGATCGTCGTCCACGGCCTCACGTCGACGCCGTTCACGAAGCTCTACGGGCGGGTGGCCGAGCGCGCGGGGCCGCGTCAGGGCGCGGCCGCGGCACCGACCGAGAAGTGAGGCGACGGCCGGGCCAAGCTATTTCGACGCGCGTCGGGTAGACGGCCACCATGACCACGACGTTCGACCCCGACGCGGTCGAGGCGGTCGCGTTCGACTCCTACGGCACGCTCGTCGACGTCGACGCGGTCGTCGACTCCCTCGCCGAACACGTCGCCGAACCGGAACTGGTGGCGACGATCTGGCGGGAGCGGTCGCTCGCGTACGCGATCGTCGGCGACGCGGTCGGCGAGTACGACGCCTTCTACGAGTTGAACCGCCACGCGCTGCGGTACGCGCTCGAAACCGCCGGCGCCGACGTCGACGAGGCCGACCGCGAGGCGATCCTCTCGACGTACCGCGACCTGCCCGCCTTCGACGACGTCCGCGGCGGGATCGAGCGGCTTCGCGAGGCCGGCTACGAGTGCTACGTCGTCTCGAACGGGGACGCGGCGATGCTGGAGTCGACGATCGAGGGGGCGGGTCTCGGTGACCTCCTCGCCGGGACCGTCAGCGCCGACGAGGTCGAGCGGTTCAAACCCCGCCCGCGGCTGTACCGCCACGCCGCCGACCGGATCGGCGCGCCGCCGGCGTCGCTCGCGTACGTCGCCGCGGGCTGGTGGGACGTCCCCGGCGCGATCACCGCCGGGATGCAGGGGGTGTGGCTCGACCGGGCGGACGGCCGCTGGGGGCCGTACGAGGTCGACCCGGACCTGCGGATCGAGAGCGTCCACGACCTCGCCGACGAACTCGGCGCGTGATCGGTGCCGATCCCGTCGCGGTCCTCACGCCGACGTTCGCGGTCGGCCTCGCGGTCGTCCACCTGTTCGGCGCGCGACTCCTCTCGCTGGACGTGATCCCGCGCAGTCCGTGGCTGTCGCTGGCCGGCGGCGTCTCGGTCGCGTACGTCTTCGTCCACGTGTTGCCCGAACTCGCGGCGGCCGCCGAGACGATCGAGCGCAGCGAGAGCGCGCTCGCGGCGATCGAGTACCACGTCTACCTCGTCGTCCTGACGGGGTTCGTCGCCTTCTTCGGCCTCGAACGGTACGTCCGCGAGGCGAGCGGCGAGGGCGACGGCGAGCGGGAACCGGACGGCGTCTTCTGGCTCCACACAGCCTCCTTCGGGGCGTACAACGCGCTCGTCGGCTACCTGCTCGTCCACCGCGACGAGCGCGGCGTCACGGCGCTCGCGCTCTTTTTCGTCGCGATGGCGCTGCACTTCGTCGTCAACGACTACGGCCTCCGCTCGCACCACGGGCGGACCTACCACCGGTACGGCCGGTGGGTGCTCGCCGGGGCGGTGCTCGTCGGCTTCGCGGTCGGGTACACCGGCCCCGTGAGCGAGGTCCTCGTGGCGGTCCTGTTCGCGTTCCTCGCCGGCGGCGTCATCCTGAACGTGATGAAAGAGGAACTGCCCTCGGAGCGCCGGAGCCGCTTCTGGGCGTTCGCCGGCGGCGTCGCGGGCTACGCGCTCGTCCTGCTGGCGATCTGAGCCGACCGTTTATCCCGTTCGAACGCGCAGGGTACGGCAACGTGACCGATCGACGGAGCCGTGACGACCGCTGTACGCTGTGTGGGACGGCCCTCGCCGGGTCGGCCGTCGAGGCGGACGCCGGCGAGCGGTTCTGCTCGTCCGGCTGTCGCGACGTCGCCGCCCTGTACGGGAGCGACGCGGACGAGGCGGACGCCGACAGCGAGCGCCCGCGCTCGGACGGCACCGTCCGCACGTTCCTGCGCGTCGACGGGATGCACTCGGCGACCTGCGAGGCGTACCTCGAATCGGTCGCCGAGGCCGAGGACGGCGTCGTCGACGCGGCGGCCAGTTACGTCACCGAGACGGTCCGGGTCGACCACGACCCCGACCGCGTCTCGCCGGCCGCCCTCGAAGCGACGCTGACCACGACCGGCTACACGGCCTACCGCCGCGACGAGGCGGCCGCCGCCGACGGCGAGACGGGCGGCACCCGCCGGTCCCGGGAGGTGACGGGGATGCGAAAACGCCGGGCCGACGACGTCTTCGAGATGCGGTACGTCGTCGGCGTCGTCTTCGGCTCGTTCCTGCTGTTGCCCTACGTGGCGGTGCTCTACCCGGTCTACCTCTCGTCGTTCGCCGACTGGGGGATGCTGGCGCTGTTCGGCGAGGCGTTTACCGGCCTCGACGAACCGCTGTTCCTCTCGGCGTTTTTCGTCCTGACGGGCATCGTCCTCTATCTGACCGGGATGCCGCTGCTGCGGGGGGCGTACGTCGGCCTGAAGATGCGCCGGCCGAACGCGGCGCTGCTCGCGGCGCTCACCATCGTCGGCGCCTACGCCTACGGCACCCTCGCGGGCGTGACCGGCGGGCTCGACGTCTACTACGATCTGACGGTCGCCGTCGCGGCGGTCGTGATGGCCGCCTCGTTCTACGAGGCGACGGCCAAGCGCCGGGCGACGGACCGCCTCACCGACCTCACGGTCTCGCAGGTCGACGAGGCCCGCCTGTACGACGCCGACGGGACGACGGCGACGGTCCCCGTCGAGGAGGTGGCCGCCGGCGACCGCGTGCTCGTCCGCCGGGGCGAGCGCGTCCCGGTCGACGGCACCCTCGCGGAGGGGTCGTGTACGGTCGACGAGGCCGTCGTCACGGGCGAGTCGCTCCCGGTCGCGAAGGAGGCCGGCGACGCGGTCGTCGGCGGGTCGGTCGTCACCGACGGCGCCGCGGTCGTCGACGCGGGCGAACGGACGACGAGCAGCATCGACCGGCTCACGCGGGCCGTCTGGGACGTCCAGAGCGCCGACCACGGCGTCCAGCGCCGCGCCGACGACCTCGCCTCGCGGCTCGCCCCGCTCGTCGTCGGCGCCGCCGTCGTCGTCGGCGCGGGGACGCTCGCGCTCGGCGCCGACCCGACGGCCGCCGCGATGGCGTCGCTGCTGACGCTCGTCGTCGCGAGCCCGTGGGGGCTCGGCTTCGCGGCGTCGCTCTCGGTCGCCGCCAGCATCGAGGAGGCCGTAGAGCGGGGGCTCGTCGTCTTCGACGAGACGGTCTTCGAGCGCCTCCGCGCGGTCGACGTCGTCGTCTTCGACAAGACGGGGACGCTCACCGCCGGCCGCACGGAGGTACTCGAAGCGGACGCCCCCGCGGACCTCCTGCGGGCCGCCGCCGCGCTGGAGGAGCGGGCGTCCCACCCCGCCGCCGAGGCCATCGCGAGCGCGTTCGCGGGAGAGGGGACCCGGGCGGACGGCGGTTCGCTGGCGGACGACGTTCGCGTGTGCGACTTCCGGAGCCACGCGACGGGCGTCGAGGGGGTCGTCGACGGGCGGCGTACCCTCGTCGGCCACCCCGACCTCTTCGCCGAGCGCGGGTGGACGGTCGACGAGGCGCTCGAACGCCGCGTCGCGGACGCCCGCGGGGTCGGCCGCCTGCCGGTCGTCGTCGGCCGCGACGGCGCCGCGGAGGGCGTCGTCGTCGTCGGCGACGAACCCCGTGCGGGCTGGGAGGAGACGGTGACGAGCCTGCACGAGAGCGGCCGCGAGGTCGTCGTGCTCACCGGCGACGACGAGGCCGCCGCCGACGCCTTCGCGCGCCACCCGGCCGTCGACCGCGTCTTCGCGGGCGTCCCGCCCGACGGGAAGACCGCCGCCGTCCGCCGCCTGCGCGCCGGGAACCGCGTCGCGATGGTCGGCGACGGGACGAACGACGCGCCCGCGCTCGCGGCGGCGGACCTCGGGATCTCGCTGGGCGGCGGCACCGCGCTGGCGGCCGACGCGGCGGATCTGGCGATCGTCGACGACGACCTCGCGGCCGTCGAGCGGGCGTTCGCGCTCTCGGCCGCGGCGGGCGAGCGCCTCGACCGGAATCTCCGGCTGGCGGGCGCGTACAACGCGGTCGCGATCCCCGCGGCGCTGCTGGGCGTTCTCAACCCGCTGGTCGCGATGGTCGGCGTCGTCGCGACCGGCGCGCTCGTCGCCGCGAGCGCCTGGCGGCCGCTCCTCGAGGAGTAGCGATCAGTCCGCGGTCCGGTTCTCGGCCCGGTCGGGGCCGGCCCCGTTCCCGGGCGCGTCGATCGGCGCGCCGGGGTCGCGGTCGCCGGTGACCGGTTCGCCGACCGAGTCCCCGGCGATCGAGCGCGCGATTTCGGCCGTCTCGGGGCCGCCGAGGCTGCTCGCGCGCTCGCGCACCTCGCGGATCGACGCGGCGTCGACGCCGCGCTCGCGCAGGACGTCCGCGGGGAGGCCGTCGGCGGTGGCCGCCGCCGCCGCGACCTGTCGCTCCACGGCCCGCGTCTCCGCTTCTATCGTCGCGACCTCCGCGCGGTACCGGCCCTCGCCGATCTCGCCCGCCTCGCGGGCGGCCTCCAGTTCGTCGAGTCGCGTCTCCAGTTCGTCGAGTCGCGCGTCGGCCGCCGCGACGCGCTCGGCGACGACGTCGGCCCGCTCCTGGTCGGTTTCGGCGTTCGCGACCGCGACGCCGTGTGACCGCTCGGCCACCTCGCCGTGCAGTTCCGCCCCCTGAACGCCGACGACGCCCGCGAGGCGTTCGCCGGGCCGGACGCCGTCGTCGCTCGCGTTCACATCTCCTGTGGTCCCGTCGCCCTGGACGCCACCGGCCGCGAACCCGCCCGCCGCGGCGAAGGGGACCGCCGCCAGCGCGACGGCGGCCGCGAGCGCCAGCGCGATCGACGTGCTCCGTCTCATTGCGCGGTCGTACGGACTCGCCCGCCATATACGTCCGCGATCGTGATCCCGGTTCGACGACCGTCAACGCCGTTCAACGCCGTTTTCGACGCGACGCGGGCGGGCGATTTCGCGGCGTTTCGTTCGCGCATCGTTTGTCACTCGTCGGACTCGTCCTCGTCGGGCAACGAGAGCACGTTCTCCCGGCCGAGGCGGAACGACTCCAGTTTCCCCGCCTCGCGCAGGCCGGTCACGACCTTGCTCGTCTTCGCGTCGGTCCAGCCGAGTTCGGAGACGACCTCCTGTTGTTTCATCCGGCCGCCACGCTCCTCGACGAGGCGGAGCACCTGCTCCTCGTTGCTCAGGAGGTCGGTCGCGGGCTCCTCGCCCGCCGGGGGCTCGGCTCGCCCGCCGCGGTCGTCGCCGCGGTCGTCGTCGTCCGTCCGCGTGGCGAGCGGGGCCCTGCGCTCGTGGGTACGGTACCAGTAGACCGCCGCGACGCCGACCGCGCCGACGAGCGTCGCGGCCGCGACGAGCGCGAGTCCCGGCCCCGCCGGTGAGACGACGACCCGCGGCTCCCCGGCGACGAAGTCCGTCCGTCCGCCCCGCCAGATGACCGCCCGCTCGCGCCGGTCGTCCGGGTCCGGGGCGACCGCGTCGAGTTCGTACCCCTCGGGCCACGCGATCAGCAGCCGCGTCCCGTCGTCGAGGTAGATCCCCTCGACGGCGTCGCCGACGCGCAGTTCGTCGCCCTCGACGGCGGCGAACCCGCGCCAGACGAACGTGTACCTGACGACGCCGTACTCCCGCGGGACCGACTGTCGCTCGGTTTCGACGGCGAACTCGTCGGCCGACATCTCCCGGCCGGTCGCCTCGCTCGCCGCCGCGACGGTCTCCTCCATGCGGCCGGCGAACTCCCCGACGTGTCCCTCGGAGTCGTTCTCGACGTCGCTCCTGAGCGACTCGAACGCCGCCTCGCTCTCCTCGTCGTCCAGACGAATCCAGAACTCGAGGGTCCACTCCGCGTCGCCGTTCTCTCGGACGGCGACGTCCATTCGCACCTCGTCCGCGTCGACCTCGTCGAACTGCGGGGCGAGGGCGTCCTGTGACCCCGCCGGATCGGCGGCCGCGGCGGGGGCCGGAACCGCCCCCGCGAGGACGGTCGCGATCACCAGCACCGCCGCGAGACCGACGCGAACGCGCATACGGGTCGGTGTTCGTATCATCGCTTAAATCGTCCGAAAGTCGTTCGTTCGCTCGGTTCTACACGCCGGGGACGCCGAACGCGCCGACGCCGACGCCGAAGAGACCGTCGAGGACGGACAGGATGACGGCCGCCGCGAGCCAGGCGACGACGCCGATCAGCGCGGCCGTCGCCCACCCGCCGGGGTACCGCCGCTCGATCACCCAGACCCAGGCGACCAGCGCGAGCAGCGGTCCGACGAGCGGGACCCAGGCGGTTAGCGCCCACGCGAGCGCCCCGACGAGGGCCGTCACGACCGCGTGGCCGTAGTCCTCGACGCCGACGATGATCGTCGCGCCGACGAAGATAGCCAGTCCGCCGACGAGCAGCGCGACGACGAACGCGACGATCGATCCGACGAAGGGAACCATTTCGTGACTCCCTTTCGAACTGGAAGGTAAAGTTGTGGTGGTCTCGGGAGCGGAGCATCGGCGAGAACCGGCGGCCGTCAGGCCCCCGGCACGCCGAGCGCGCCCGCCGCGCCGAGGCCGAGCAGGTCGAGCGCCGCGAGGGCGACGACCGCGGCGGCCCAGGCGGCGACGCCGATCGCGGCCGAGCGGAGCCAGCCGCTCCGGTAGCGCCACCGGACGACGCCGACCCAGGCGACGAGCGCCAGGAGGCCGCCCAGCAGCGGTACCGGCTCGAACAGCGCCCAGACGAGCGCGCCGAGCAGCGCGGTGACCACCGCGTCCGCGTAGCTCCGCGCCTCCGCCACCGCGTAGGCGCCGGCGTGGATCGCGGCGCCGCCGAGCAACAGGCTCGCCGCGAACGTCACCAGACGATCATCGAGGCCGACGGCGGCCGGAGTAGCCGGCATAGGTTGGGGGATGGCGTGTCGGACTACGCGTCCTCGTCGTCACCGTCGTCGGCGTCACTCGGCGTCACGTCGCTGATGGCGTCGCCGAGCG
The Salinilacihabitans rarus DNA segment above includes these coding regions:
- a CDS encoding universal stress protein, with the translated sequence MRAIFATDLSEASETAISSRTCLECLERIGIDEVHLITVLSANVHYGMPGINFDEQRERALAAQRRLFEEAGFDVETHVVRGTPHRRINGLAERIRADLVIVGSRGQSPLERRLIGSTARNIARTTVAPLLIERIAEDDGDHEVVREHLFQRVLYATDFSENAERAFEQFRHLKDATQEATLLHVAGPEQRRTDAAVEDPETRLDDLAADLEEWGIETTTQVREGKPAEEILATEAAVDPTVILLGSRGHSRLRRLLIGSVSEQVVARANGNVLIVPPSRMS
- a CDS encoding HEAT repeat domain-containing protein, whose product is MKDPDEATDGPPDPQLDPERSPGFGADPDGLESIEVSRPDVTIGEATPRELTASDTEPLADEPTERVLALLSGDDPVERRRAALALADGPDDDVVDEALARAVASDADADVRQFAVEALGKRGGEVASAAARSALADGNPWVRAEAVVALDRIDREANADAVDRALGDDHHAVRRNAAISAFKRRGEGAIEVLLEQADDESERVREWAAHLLAGVDDDRAREKLRALAADEAEAEVVRATAARSLAADPARFRRTFRGALSDRRRTMRGEDVLNRTPDL
- a CDS encoding P-loop NTPase produces the protein MTRDAHTPNASGADEPDGDVRERVEAALRRVVDPDVGTNVIEAGLVERIRVDREADAAPAVTVEVALDGFDARDGRSVMDAMLRSVRHEGIERVRVEPAAAPPSEGRTAGVAGFDAVIAVASAKGGVGKSTVATHLACGLAADRSVALFDADVHGPNAPSLLGATGPVRSDDEGHPLAIDAGGLEIMSVGLMEEGAPLAWRGAMVHDAVTELFRETAWEASDVLVIDLPPGTGDVVLTTLDEVPVDGVLFVTTPFHASVADTRRSLALFRENGVSVIGTVRNMAYSECSHCGEREPLFEPTDAGGDDSIDAATVAELPFDRALQRTAEPGVAPDAVEPVVEAVADLLGPAAVPDAAVDIRGLSPGERRERVRTAFESTAPGDPFVLASDRDPSPVRGFLADVAGVDERDGFPRFDVERASLGTWLLRTVRP
- a CDS encoding cation:proton antiporter is translated as MQDLNVALVTIGGLTLVLSLIAGLLHDKSYLLSEPLAALLLGVVVGPAGLDRLGVAGLGDPHVVAEQFARLTVGVAVVGLALRLPRGYFREHATGMAVVLGPGMAGMWLVSGLLAYALLDLSFWVAMLLGAVVTPTDPVLAGTIVTGATAERNIAAETRHVLSAEAGANDGLAYPFVFLSILALEHPPATALRDWLTETLLWEVGAAVVLGLAVGAAAGRLERWSREHEYLEETSMLTVTVALTFAVLGGVKLLGSDGILAAFVAGLAFNRLADARDEADEQRVQETLTRLFTFPVLVVFGVVLPWDGWASLGWTGVALAVGVLLLRRVPMVIAFRWFVEPLENALDALFAGWFGPIGIAALFYAMVALREVGHEVVWTAASLVIAGSIVVHGLTSTPFTKLYGRVAERAGPRQGAAAAPTEK
- a CDS encoding heavy metal translocating P-type ATPase, whose amino-acid sequence is MTDRRSRDDRCTLCGTALAGSAVEADAGERFCSSGCRDVAALYGSDADEADADSERPRSDGTVRTFLRVDGMHSATCEAYLESVAEAEDGVVDAAASYVTETVRVDHDPDRVSPAALEATLTTTGYTAYRRDEAAAADGETGGTRRSREVTGMRKRRADDVFEMRYVVGVVFGSFLLLPYVAVLYPVYLSSFADWGMLALFGEAFTGLDEPLFLSAFFVLTGIVLYLTGMPLLRGAYVGLKMRRPNAALLAALTIVGAYAYGTLAGVTGGLDVYYDLTVAVAAVVMAASFYEATAKRRATDRLTDLTVSQVDEARLYDADGTTATVPVEEVAAGDRVLVRRGERVPVDGTLAEGSCTVDEAVVTGESLPVAKEAGDAVVGGSVVTDGAAVVDAGERTTSSIDRLTRAVWDVQSADHGVQRRADDLASRLAPLVVGAAVVVGAGTLALGADPTAAAMASLLTLVVASPWGLGFAASLSVAASIEEAVERGLVVFDETVFERLRAVDVVVFDKTGTLTAGRTEVLEADAPADLLRAAAALEERASHPAAEAIASAFAGEGTRADGGSLADDVRVCDFRSHATGVEGVVDGRRTLVGHPDLFAERGWTVDEALERRVADARGVGRLPVVVGRDGAAEGVVVVGDEPRAGWEETVTSLHESGREVVVLTGDDEAAADAFARHPAVDRVFAGVPPDGKTAAVRRLRAGNRVAMVGDGTNDAPALAAADLGISLGGGTALAADAADLAIVDDDLAAVERAFALSAAAGERLDRNLRLAGAYNAVAIPAALLGVLNPLVAMVGVVATGALVAASAWRPLLEE
- a CDS encoding molecular chaperone TorD family protein, translating into MSERTDRDVGGFEVDEPAAARGALYALLARGFEAPGERFAAAAADGTLAATCERLLAASALDVDAPTLDTADDRRTLQARYNDLFVTGYVEYEDRTDGTLDATGPAVSLYESSYRSDVAWTDVNLDLARAYEYFGLAVDESRREHHDHLRLQLEFAGYLARREAAVSADAAGARLDLHDRHLRYVAAGVAERLDAEPGTGLYGDLGRLLDRFTAADRADLVERLDDGGVGAGRPDAGGGDR
- a CDS encoding haloacid dehalogenase type II, with amino-acid sequence MTTTFDPDAVEAVAFDSYGTLVDVDAVVDSLAEHVAEPELVATIWRERSLAYAIVGDAVGEYDAFYELNRHALRYALETAGADVDEADREAILSTYRDLPAFDDVRGGIERLREAGYECYVVSNGDAAMLESTIEGAGLGDLLAGTVSADEVERFKPRPRLYRHAADRIGAPPASLAYVAAGWWDVPGAITAGMQGVWLDRADGRWGPYEVDPDLRIESVHDLADELGA